tgtttctccgcatggtttttttcttcaaaattatctttttttattttattttttaatattaagctggttaaaaattacagttacaatatgttaggaaagcactgtaactttttttaaaaattactgttgattgctacagtattttttcccacatgattttttttttataatgtttttttctaaaattatctttgtcaattttttaaaaaaatattaagctggttaagaattgcaattacaggTAAATACacgtttttcctcacaaaacactatggattgatacagtttttcctcacatggttttcttccaatttcttttgtgttttttttttttgatattttttttcaaaattatcttcgttgattttttttttaatattgagttggttaaaatttaactttatagTAAAGCTTAATTATGTGGGGAAAACATTATAGCTTTGTCcataaaatattgtggattgatacagtgtctctccgcataattttttttataattttttttaaattatcttttataattttattttttttaatattaaattgtttgtaaattataattataagtcattacaaataaggctaaatcatgtagggaagcactgtagctttcatcacaaaacactgtgaattgctatagtgtttccaacatgattttttttcttttttttttggtgtttgttttgttatctttttttctaaaattgtctctgtcgatttttttttttaatattgagctgattaagaatttagctttgtaattttttttctttaaaacactgtgaattgttgcagtgtttttccatgtaatttttttatgattttttccaaaattatctttgtcaatttttttgaatattgagttggttaaaaattataattaaaataaaactaaatcatatgaggaaagcgttgtagtttttctcacaaaacactgtggattgctacaatatttctctaaatggttttttattttattttattgggaaaagcgctatagttttcctcacaaaacattgtcaattactacaacgttttttctcatgggtttttttcattccaaaattatctttgttggttttttttatattaagttggtagagaatttagctttataatttttttttctttttattaactgaaaagttaaatcatgtggcgaaagcactgtatttttcctcacaaaatacggtaaattgctacaaattattttgttcagtctctaagtttttgatcaccaacaaaattttttttttcatcatgaaatatttactccatcatacctttaatttctattacttatttaGCGCTAGTTTACAATTATAAcgctattaaatatatttattttataaactcgCAGCAGCACGCTAGCATATCATCTGGTTAAATCTAAATTAGGGTTATCTGTAAAGAATTATGATAAGGTAGTCTGTGAATATCTACGCGGAGAGATGATGATATCAtattatatgcaataaaaaGGGTAAACTTGCATATATACGCTATGAATCTAAATATGACCATCAACATCCAAGATAAAATCTCTGCAtaaagatccaaaaaaaaaaagacatttttgCTTTTTAAGAGGTTGGAGAATCGTAAaacaatttatcttatttatttaaattataaattgaaattttgatatattatatatatccCACTTAAATagcatataaataaaatattaaaaaaatgtgagTGTATATTAGCGGCCAGCTAGTGGCTAGGTAAGTTAATAATGGTGAGTTTTTGCAAGGAAAATAAATAGTTCGAAGAAAGGTTAAATGCTGTCATATGCTCAGGGTGGGTCAACCTCTATCTTTGTCGTATGGCGTCTATGACAATGACATaacataaaaatcttatttcccATTGGCCAACGAGTTAGCTTCGCCACCAAGCATTACGACCAGCCACCGCCCCCCTTTTCAAACCCTAAACAGTAATTTCTTGGAACATCCCATCAAAATTATAGAcatcgaagaaaaaaaaaaattaatcctatATTGGGCTCCAACTGTCTCCTCATCAGCCACAAAACCACAACTGGCGTCACTGTTTTGGTTTGCTCAGGGGATGTACCTTGAAAtcatctataaataaataaataaataaaaagtattaattaagaaataaaaagataaaaaatagcTGGGTATCATCATCATAGGGGGCcctgacaaaaataaaataagataaaaaactaTGGTCGGGAATCCCCAGTGgaatttgagaaaaaagaaaacaaaaaaaaaatgtttggaaTAACTGTGACCGTGGCCGTGGAAGATGAACTGAACCTTCACCGCCTCTTcctgaagatttttttatcgaACAGTTTGTCGGCGATACACAGCCCCACTCCTGTATATATTCATGCATGCATATTCGATCCTTGCTTGTTCTATTCAAATCTCATCTTTCAAATCCCACTCCTTTTCTGTCAAAAACCAAAGCGTAATGAGCCCAGAAGAAGACGATACATACCCAAAATCACCTCACAAATATTCTTCAGTAATGGATTGTCAGCAGTCTTCTAGTGCAGGGTCGATATTTATTGAAGATTTAAGCTTCCCTGCTGCCGCATCTTCTCCTTTAATGGACCTGGAGGCTTTCTCCTATGTAAGCCCGACGACTTCAGCTCATCCAGTATCATCATCGGGGACTGCCAACGAGGTGGATGAGGAAGAGGAGATGCCACGTCCTCTTGCGTGCTTACAGGAGAATCCAGTACCGCCTTTTCTATCGAAAACATATGATCTGGTGGATGATCGGATGCTGGACCCAATAATTTCGTGGGGTTCCATAGGGGAGAGTTTCGTGGTGTGGGACCCCGAGGAGTTCGCCAGGCTTGTTCTCCCTCGGAATTTCAAGCACAACAATTTCTCCAGTTTTGTCCGACAACTCAATACTTATGTGGGTATcgttttatataataaaatacataCATCTATATTTTACCAGGCCTCCATTTGCCTGCTGTGCTATATAATGCTGTACCGTTTTTtgtatatctttgtttttttttatgcttccaTTTTGGATATTGGGTTTGACAATCTATCTTTTGTAGATGTAGCTGATGaaggtattttgtttttgtaagacCTGGGAATGGAATTTGTGTATTTATGGGGAGCATACATTAGTATCTGTCTGAGGTTTCTGAAAAATTCAGTTTGTATAAGATTCTTGTGCAATGGAAGGATTTGTTAATTTATATGTGTAGCTTTGCTGTTCCTTGTCCATATCATTAATGGAATACAGGTGGACTTTTGTAATGCTATATGCATATCTGGTTGATGTAATGTTTGGGGTAGTAGACAGAACCAGAATAAAAGTTAGTGAAGTAGGATTGTTGTCTTATGTAATATACCAGGTAGATTTAGGAAAATGATGAAAGGTTCTGCATTCGGCTAATATGTATCCCCGAGGTTTTCATCTTCGTACTGCCAACAAATGGACATTCTTCCCCTCCTAAGCATTTATTGGAGCGGGGAGTTGCTTGCATCTTGTGCAGGTAGAATTTCAGGTTCATATGTTATTGCTGTTTGCCAGTTTGTCAATACTctcttatttataatttgtagCTCATCTATATAGTTGAATCAGCTATTGCTTGCGCATGAAAATTGACAGCTTTAAATTCTCTTGCATGAAGCACGCATGTATTGTGCCAATAATTGTATCCATATCTTTTTTTACATGGACTTTTTTTCTTCGTTCATTCATTCTTGAGTTGCTCTGGGTGCTATATTCAGGGATTCCGCAAGATTGATACTGATCGATGGGAGTTTGCCAATGAATTTTTCAGAAGAGGCGAGAAGCATCTGTTGAAGAACATTCATAGGCGCAAATCAACACAGTCCCAGCAGGTTGGGAGCCACACGGGGTCTTTAACTGAAGCAGGGAGGTCTGGATTGGATAGTGAGGTAGAAAGATTAAGGAAGGAGCGGAGTGTGATGATGCAGGAAGTTATAGAACTGCAGAAGCAGCAGTCTGGGACTGTTCACGATGTGCAATCAGTAAATCAGAGACTTCAGGCAGCAGAGCAAAGGCAGAAGCAGATGGTTTCGTTCTTGGCGAAGTTGTTTCAGAATCCAGCATTCTTAACCCGTCTCAAGCAAAAGAAGGAACAGGGAGAGATTGGTTCATCAAGGATGAAGAGGAAGTTTGTTAAGCACCAgcaacaccaacaccaacaccaacatGCCCTACCTGAATCATCAATGGAAGGGCAGATTATGAGATACATGCCTGATTGGAGAAACATCACATTATCTTCTGTGGTCCCAGATACAAGTCCAGCCTCTATTGATCAATCTCCTGATTATGTCTCAGAAGGCATGGTAGGCCTGGGTCTTGGCAGTGAAGCAATGCCATTACCTGAAATTGTTGCACCTGATGAATTTGCCATCTCAGACGAATTAGGATTGGGACAGGGATTTATCAAAACACCAGAGCAGGTTGGAGAAGGGCAATCAAGCATGCAATTTGAAGACCCCGAGCTCAAAGGAAAGATTGATATGAGCCCGCAAAATGAGGCTGGTCTTGAATATTTTGTCTCTTTTCCTGAGGATTTGGGGATGGAGAAAAGCTTTCCAGAATTATCTTCCCCTGGCATGGAAAGAATTGTTAAACAAGAGGATGTATGGAGTTTGGCATTTAACACTAGTGCTGGTATGTCTAGTTCTAGCAATGTTTCATGGGATAATTTTGTCGGATATGATATGCCAGAGTTGGGATCAACAGGTGGCTTCTCAGATATCTGGGATATAGGTTCTGGACAAGCAGGAGGAGGTTTGAGCATGGATAAGTGGCTGGCTGATGAAAGTCCTGTTGATGAGCCTGATAGTCAAGCTGGCCAGCCAAAAGatgataaataaatgaatatagACCTATTGGGTTTCATTTACACCAGCACGGTGTGACCCGTGTAATATAGTTTATAGATCATAGGGTCTAATAATTGGACATctctcataaatattatttgattgagaaccaaatctcattattttaaagatCCACAGGTTTCATTATAATAGTCTTTGGCTTCTTGTATTAGCTAATTCATGTTTATCCATATTCTGTTAGAGTTGAATTAGGTCAGTGTTGCAGATTTTCTCTTCTTGCTACGGATACTCTCGAGTTATGAACATTGCAGGACTGCAACCAGAGACATAGAGCTTTACTCTCCTGTTgggtttattatatttttgaacatCCTGGTAAGTTTTGGTAATTTGGTTATGTTGTTCCAGTGTGTGTGAAAATCATGTAGTTTCATTTGTAATGGTTTATGAGCTATGACCTTGTAGACGATTCATGTGCTTGGTTATCCGCaacttcaaaatatatattctgtCCTGCAtgcatttttctt
The Populus nigra chromosome 3, ddPopNigr1.1, whole genome shotgun sequence genome window above contains:
- the LOC133690096 gene encoding heat stress transcription factor A-3 encodes the protein MHAYSILACSIQISSFKSHSFSVKNQSVMSPEEDDTYPKSPHKYSSVMDCQQSSSAGSIFIEDLSFPAAASSPLMDLEAFSYVSPTTSAHPVSSSGTANEVDEEEEMPRPLACLQENPVPPFLSKTYDLVDDRMLDPIISWGSIGESFVVWDPEEFARLVLPRNFKHNNFSSFVRQLNTYGFRKIDTDRWEFANEFFRRGEKHLLKNIHRRKSTQSQQVGSHTGSLTEAGRSGLDSEVERLRKERSVMMQEVIELQKQQSGTVHDVQSVNQRLQAAEQRQKQMVSFLAKLFQNPAFLTRLKQKKEQGEIGSSRMKRKFVKHQQHQHQHQHALPESSMEGQIMRYMPDWRNITLSSVVPDTSPASIDQSPDYVSEGMVGLGLGSEAMPLPEIVAPDEFAISDELGLGQGFIKTPEQVGEGQSSMQFEDPELKGKIDMSPQNEAGLEYFVSFPEDLGMEKSFPELSSPGMERIVKQEDVWSLAFNTSAGMSSSSNVSWDNFVGYDMPELGSTGGFSDIWDIGSGQAGGGLSMDKWLADESPVDEPDSQAGQPKDDK